Proteins encoded within one genomic window of Elephas maximus indicus isolate mEleMax1 chromosome 21, mEleMax1 primary haplotype, whole genome shotgun sequence:
- the CDKN2AIP gene encoding CDKN2A-interacting protein isoform X2: MAQEVSEYLSQNPRVALWVETLRCDGETDKHWRHRREFLLRNAGDLAPTGGVASSHTDEAADAESGSRSRQLQQLVSFSMAWANHVFLGCRYPQKVMDKILSMAEGIKVTDAPIHTTRDELVAKKG; this comes from the exons ATGGCGCAGGAGGTGTCGGAGTACCTGAGCCAGAACCCGCGGGTGGCTCTCTGGGTGGAGACGCTGCGCTGCGACGGCGAGACTGACAAACACTGGCGCCACCGCCGGGAGTTTCTGCTCCGCAACGCCGGGGACCTGGCCCCCACCGGCGGCGTCGCTTCCAGCCACACGGATGAAGCTGCCGACGCCGAGAGCGGGAGCCGCAGTCGGCAGCTGCAGCAGCTCGTCTCCTTCTCCATGGCCTGGGCAAACCACGTCTTCCTCGGGTGCCG GTACCCTCAAAAAGTTatggataaaatacttagtatgGCTGAAGGCATCAAAGTGACAGATGCTCCAATCCATACAACACGAGATGAACTGGTTGCCAAG aAGGGGTAG
- the CDKN2AIP gene encoding CDKN2A-interacting protein isoform X1, giving the protein MAQEVSEYLSQNPRVALWVETLRCDGETDKHWRHRREFLLRNAGDLAPTGGVASSHTDEAADAESGSRSRQLQQLVSFSMAWANHVFLGCRYPQKVMDKILSMAEGIKVTDAPIHTTRDELVAKVKKRGISSSNEGVEEPSKKRGIEGKNNSAVEQDHAKTSAKTEYASAKQENSSTCTGSSTKSENSGNSSLSSGISLSETISTSDGDRPSSSQSSSSISSQVTTAGSGKVSESEASDKHGSALFVSSLLKSSVNSHVTQSTDSRQQSGSPKKSALEGSSVSASQSSSEIQVPLLGSSGSSEVELPLLSSKPSSETASSGLASKTSSEASVSSSISKNSSSSGTSLLTPKSSSSTNTSLLTSKSTSQVAASLLASKSSPQTSGSLVSKSTSLASVSQLASKSSSQTSTSQLPSKSTSQSSESSVRVSCCKLTNEDVKQKQPFFNRLYKTVAWKLVAVGGFSPNVNHGELLNAAVEALKATLDVFFVPLKELADLPQNKSSQESIVCELRCKSVYLGTGCGKSKENAKAVASREALKLFLKKKVVVKICKRKYRGGEIEDLVLLDEESRPVNLPPALKHPQELP; this is encoded by the exons ATGGCGCAGGAGGTGTCGGAGTACCTGAGCCAGAACCCGCGGGTGGCTCTCTGGGTGGAGACGCTGCGCTGCGACGGCGAGACTGACAAACACTGGCGCCACCGCCGGGAGTTTCTGCTCCGCAACGCCGGGGACCTGGCCCCCACCGGCGGCGTCGCTTCCAGCCACACGGATGAAGCTGCCGACGCCGAGAGCGGGAGCCGCAGTCGGCAGCTGCAGCAGCTCGTCTCCTTCTCCATGGCCTGGGCAAACCACGTCTTCCTCGGGTGCCG GTACCCTCAAAAAGTTatggataaaatacttagtatgGCTGAAGGCATCAAAGTGACAGATGCTCCAATCCATACAACACGAGATGAACTGGTTGCCAAGGTGAAGAAAAGAGGGATATCGAGTAGCAATG aAGGGGTAGAAGAACCATCCAAAAAACGAGGCATAGAAGGAAAAAACAATTCTGCAGTTGAGCAAGATCATGCAAAAACTTCTGCCAAAACAGAATATGCATCAGCTAAGCAGGAAAACAGTTCAACATGTACGGGGTCGTCCACCAAATCGGAGAATAGTGGGAACTCAAGTCTTAGCTCTGGCATATCCTTGAGTGAGACTATCTCTACAAGTGATGGGGATAGACCCAGTTCCAGCCAAAGCAGCAGCAGCATTTCCTCTCAGGTAACAACGGCAGGGTCTGGAAAAGTTTCTGAATCAGAAGCTTCAGATAAACATGGTTCAGCACTGTTTGTTTCCTCTTTGTTGAAATCAAGTGTGAATAGTCATGTGACCCAATCCACTGATTCCAGGCAACAAAGTGGTTCACCTAAAAAGAGTGCTTTGGAAGGCTCTTCAGTCTCAGCTTCTCAAAGCAGCTCAGAGATTCAGGTGCCCTTGTTGGGCTCCTCCGGAAGCTCAGAAGTAGAATTGCCACTCTTGTCTTCTAAACCTAGTTCAGAGACAGCTTCAAGTGGGTTAGCTTCTAAAACTAGTTCAGAGGCAAGTGTTTCATCATCAATTTCTAAAAACAGTTCTTCATCAGGCACATCCTTGCTAACTCCCAAGAGTAGCTCCTCAACAAATACATCACTGCTGACTTCCAAAAGCACTTCCCAGGTAGCTGCATCACTTTTAGCTTCCAAGAGCAGCCCCCAGACCAGTGGATCTCTGGTTTCCAAAAGCACTTCCTTAGCAAGTGTGTCCCAGCTAGCTTCTAAGAGTAGTTCTCAGACTAGCACATCACAGTTGCCTTCTAAAAGTACTTCACAGTCAAGTGAGAGTTCTGTCAGAGTCTCTTGTTGCAAGTTAACAAATGAAGATGTGAAACAGAAGCAACCTTTTTTTAATAGACTGTATAAAACGGTAGCATGGAAGTTGGTAGCTGTTGGTGGCTTTAGTCCCAATGTGAATCATGGAGAGCTCCTAAATGCAGCTGTTGAGGCTCTCAAAGCAACACTGGATGTGTTTTTTGTCCCACTAAAAGAACTGGCAGATCTGCCTCAAAATAAGAGCTCTCAAGAAAGTATTGTTTGTGAATTAAGGTGCAAGTCTGTGTATTTGGGCACTGGCTgtggaaaaagcaaagaaaatgcaAAAGCTGTTGCATCAAGAGAAGCACTGAAGTTATTTCTCAAGAAAAAGGTGgtggtaaaaatatgtaaaaGGAAATACAGAGGCGGTGAAATAGAAGATTTAGTGCTTCTTGATGAAGAATCAAGGCCTGTAAACTTACCGCCAGCGTTAAAGCATCCTCAAGAATTACCGTAA